GTCTCAGACATGGAACGCACCAGTATCTGTCGTTGTCAACATCTGCTGGTTTGAGTTGAGGCCATTTGCAGAAGTAGCCTTTCCATGATTCCCACCACCAGCGCTATCGCCGAGCCTAAGCGATATCCAGTCATCACTGCGGATACCATTTGACATATCAGCTTGGTTTAAAAAACCCGTCTGAGCTGAAGCATCTGGTTTCGTTGGCAAAAATATTTGAAGTGAAGGATCGTCTCTACCAAATGCAAGAGGATTGTCAACTAGGCCGCCATCGTTCGCACCTACTTCAGATGTCTCAGGAGCCATGGTGTAATCTCCATTCATTTCAGGAGCACAGTTTAGTGGAGGGCCATGATGATGCAAACCAAGTAAACCTTCTGAGACGTCAGCATCAGATGCAAATAGTGGGAACCCAGGGGCTTCTGGAGTATCAGGAGGAAGTGACCACCATGGCGTcacaaaatcatcatcatcgttgGAAACACCTAAGCGTGAACTTCCCCCACCAGCCATGGTGTGCGTGTCCTCATTATATGAGTTAATGATACCAGAAGGGTTCAACGGAAAGTTTACCCCACCACTGTATCCAGGTGCAGGAGTGATTACTGCATCGTTATCTTCATCAGAATCACTTAGAACAATAACTTCATTGTTCATATCCTCCCCAGCTTGGTTTCCGTCAAGAATGTTATAGCCTGAATCGACATTCATTGAAATGGAATCAAGTTCGATGCCATTGGTTCCAAAGTCAAAGGATCCAATAGCATCCTGGCTTACGCTtgcatcatcaccaccaccatcacgACCACTTCCAGTAGCGCTACTACTCATTGGTATACCATTCTTGTCCTGATACCCAACCTTATTACTGGAAGAAAGTCCATTTGGAGTAGGCTTCCTAACTTCCCAAACGCCATTGCGATTCTTCCTTATGCCAAGTTTCAGAGGAGTTGGACCATCTGAGAAACCTTCTTGTTTAACCGGAATCAACATTTCCATCTTCCGCTTAACCTCATCAACAGAGGGGCATAGGCTACCATCGGGTAAGTGCCACTGTGAGAGTTCACTCTGTTTTTTGGACTTTACACGCCAAGAACCATCAGGTTTCACTTCAATTTCAGTCACATCTTCTTCACAATGCTTCATCTGTCGTGCAGGAAGGAAACAAATTCAATAACGTCGATACAAACTACAAAGATTCGTGAATTTTTAGTATTCTCAAAAGTATATACCTTAGACGTGATACGGTTAAAATAAGGATCCACGATTACATGTTCAACTGAGTAGTTCTTCAGACAAATAGGGCACTGCCACTGCATATAAACAGAAAAACGTTAGAAAACAAGAGGAGTAACCAAATATTTAGACAAGGATAAAGAGACCTGCCTTTCTGGAACGTTGATTCAACTGTACAAACACCTCAAGGTCAAACCCGCCCATGTGCACACACGGTGAAAATCTCCCAGCAACTTTTATCCTAGTACCGCTCATCTAATGACACAATCAAAAAGACAATTAAAATTCAGTCTTCGAGGTAATGTAGCATCAGTTACTTGACTGTAATAAGTATGAAAACTGAGCTCGAAGCTATTAATAACTTACAGGACACCGGAGGTTGACACCGAAGGAATCAGCAACAACTTCAATGTCACTATCACTGTCTGCATTATCATCTCCACCTCCACCCCCAATGCATCGTCGTACACGTGCTAGAGCATCTTCAAACGTCTCCCCTTTAGTCTCTTCTGGAATCAAATTTAGAACCTAGATGGGAAAAGTGAGTTAGTATTCAAGCAACTTAGATAACCATAACT
The sequence above is drawn from the Raphanus sativus cultivar WK10039 chromosome 7, ASM80110v3, whole genome shotgun sequence genome and encodes:
- the LOC108818419 gene encoding E3 SUMO-protein ligase SIZ1 isoform X1, with the protein product MDLEAGCKEKLSSFRIKELKDVLTQLGLSKQGKKQDLVERVLTLLSDGQAAKLWSKKNTMAREEVAKLVDDTYRKMQVSGASDLASKAQVSSETSNLKVKGEPDDSFRPQVKVRCVCGSSLETDSMIQCEDPRCHVWEHVGCVIFPEKSMNGNPPLPETFYCEVCRLTRADPFFVTVAHPLYPVRLTPSTVSIDGVNTVQTVERTFQITRSDKDLFAKQEYDVQAWCMLLNDKVVFRMQWPQYPELQINGTTVRTSSRPASQLLGANGRDDGPIITPFVRDGINRITLGGGDIRRFCFGVRLVKRRTLQEVLNLIPEETKGETFEDALARVRRCIGGGGGDDNADSDSDIEVVADSFGVNLRCPMSGTRIKVAGRFSPCVHMGGFDLEVFVQLNQRSRKWQCPICLKNYSVEHVIVDPYFNRITSKMKHCEEDVTEIEVKPDGSWRVKSKKQSELSQWHLPDGSLCPSVDEVKRKMEMLIPVKQEGFSDGPTPLKLGIRKNRNGVWEVRKPTPNGLSSSNKVGYQDKNGIPMSSSATGSGRDGGGDDASVSQDAIGSFDFGTNGIELDSISMNVDSGYNILDGNQAGEDMNNEVIVLSDSDEDNDAVITPAPGYSGGVNFPLNPSGIINSYNEDTHTMAGGGSSRLGVSNDDDDFVTPWWSLPPDTPEAPGFPLFASDADVSEGLLGLHHHGPPLNCAPEMNGDYTMAPETSEVGANDGGLVDNPLAFGRDDPSLQIFLPTKPDASAQTGFLNQADMSNGIRSDDWISLRLGDSAGGGNHGKATSANGLNSNQQMLTTTDTASLLLGMNDDKAKRQRSDNPFSFPRQKRSNNQQEYQTAGVSLDSVCRQDSNW
- the LOC108818419 gene encoding E3 SUMO-protein ligase SIZ1 isoform X2 → MDLEAGCKEKLSSFRIKELKDVLTQLGLSKQGKKQDLVERVLTLLSDGQAAKLWSKKNTMAREEVAKLVDDTYRKMQVSGASDLASKAQVSSETSNLKVKGEPDDSFRPQVKVRCVCGSSLETDSMIQCEDPRCHVWEHVGCVIFPEKSMNGNPPLPETFYCEVCRLTRADPFFVTVAHPLYPVRLTPSTVSIDGVNTVQTVERTFQITRSDKDLFAKQEYDVQAWCMLLNDKVVFRMQWPQYPELQINGTTVRTSSRPASQLLGANGRDDGPIITPFVRDGINRITLGGGDIRRFCFGVRLVKRRTLQEVLNLIPEETKGETFEDALARVRRCIGGGGGDDNADSDSDIEVVADSFGVNLRCPMSGTRIKVAGRFSPCVHMGGFDLEVFVQLNQRSRKWQCPICLKNYSVEHVIVDPYFNRITSKMKHCEEDVTEIEVKPDGSWRVKSKKQSELSQWHLPDGSLCPSVDEVKRKMEMLIPVKQEGFSDGPTPLKLGIRKNRNGVWEVRKPTPNGLSSSNKVGYQDKNGIPMSSSATGSGRDGGGDDASVSQDAIGSFDFGTNGIELDSISMNVDSGYNILDGNQAGEDMNNEVIVLSDSDEDNDAVITPAPGYSGGVNFPLNPSGIINSYNEDTHTMAGGGSSRLGVSNDDDDFVTPWWSLPPDTPEAPGFPLFASDADVSEGLLGLHHHGPPLNCAPEMNGDYTMAPETSEVGANDGGLVDNPLAFVMTGYRLGSAIALVVGIMERLLLQMASTQTSRC